CAGGCGAGATTGACGTGCTGGACGTCGCGGCCCCACGACAGGTGCACATCGAACAATCGCTGGCCGGTCTCGCGGCCGGATTGCCTGTCATTTGTCAAAAACCGCTTGCACCCTCACTGGCCGAGGCGGAAGAGTTTGCGCAAAAGCTGTGCGCGGAAGACCGGTTTATGGTGCATGAAAACTGGCGGTTCCGTCAGCCCTACCGCCGGATCAAACAATGGATTGACCAGGGTCTTGTCGGTGACATTCGCCATGTCTCGATGGCGATGCGGTCCACCGCGATGCTGCCTGATGAGACCGGCATGCGGCCTGCGGCTGGCCGCCAGCCGTTCATGTTGAAAGAGCCCCGCCTCGTGCTTGCCGAAGTGTTGATCCACAACATCGACACGGTTCGTTTCCTTGTCGGGGATCTCAATCTGATCTCTGCCCGCGCCGCCCGCGTGGATCCTCAAATCACCGGCGAAACCTCGGCAACCTTATATGCAGAAACCACCAACGCGGTTCCGGTGTTGATCAGCGGCGATATGACCGCACATGGCACCCCAAACGGCGCAAGCGATTGGCTGGAAATACTGGGTTCGAAGGGGCGCGTGACCCTTGAAAACACTTTGCTGCGCCTGCATGGGCCGCAACCTCAGGAAATCGACTTTGGTGAGGACAACCTGCTTGCCGAGGCCGCATCCGCGACCATCGCGCATTTTGTTGAACAACTGGAAAGCGGCGGCGCCTTTGAGACCGGTCTTGAGGACAATCTCAAAACGCTGCGTCTGGTCGAACAAGCCTATGCGCTTTCTGCCCCGATAGGTGCGGCGCCGCAGTAACCATCCGTGCGAGAGGGTTGCTAGGAATCGCTGCGGGCGTTGGCCTGATCGTACAGGGCATTGCTGCGCATCAGGTGCCGTTTCATCGCGCTGCGCGCCTGCGCCGGATCCCCCTGGGCGATGGCATCAAAAATCTCTTGATGCTCCGACAGGGTCAGTTCTTCGAGGCCCGGCGTGCGCACATTGGCGACGTGAAACACCGAAAGCCAGTCGAAAATCGCATGGGTCACAGCACTGTAAAGCGGATTGCCGGGTATCTCGGCGATTGCCTGATGGAAACGGCCGTCCAAAGTCATGAATTTCACCGGCGCATCCCGCGCATCCCGCAGCGCATCCATGATCTCGGCCAGATGATCCAATTGCGCCTGCGTGCGCATATCTGCGGCCCGGCCCACCAAATAGCATTCCAGCCCGATCCGGGCTTCCTTGAGATGCTCAAGCGTGGTCCCGGAATGCGACAGGATATGCTTCATTGTCAGGCTCATCTGATCCAGCGCACCATCCATGGACGGTTCTGCGACCCGCGGCCGTTCGCCGTGGCGCACCTCGATCAAACCCATGCTTTGCAGCGATTGCATCGCCTCTCGAATCGCGGGTCGGCCAACGCCATACTGGTTCATCAACTCGCGCTCTGACGGCAGGATATCCCCCGGCCCCAAAGCCTCGCGTTGAATGGTCTCAAGAATGCGCTCTTTGACTTCGTCGCTCAGCTTTCGACGTCGTAT
This window of the Sulfitobacter mediterraneus genome carries:
- a CDS encoding Gfo/Idh/MocA family protein, giving the protein MGLRIGLSGAGYIAPVHIEAWRRAGAEVVAIADPDLARTHFTADHYQIGKIHTDARAMIDAGEIDVLDVAAPRQVHIEQSLAGLAAGLPVICQKPLAPSLAEAEEFAQKLCAEDRFMVHENWRFRQPYRRIKQWIDQGLVGDIRHVSMAMRSTAMLPDETGMRPAAGRQPFMLKEPRLVLAEVLIHNIDTVRFLVGDLNLISARAARVDPQITGETSATLYAETTNAVPVLISGDMTAHGTPNGASDWLEILGSKGRVTLENTLLRLHGPQPQEIDFGEDNLLAEAASATIAHFVEQLESGGAFETGLEDNLKTLRLVEQAYALSAPIGAAPQ
- the nanR gene encoding transcriptional regulator NanR, whose protein sequence is MAPQTQPIRRRKLSDEVKERILETIQREALGPGDILPSERELMNQYGVGRPAIREAMQSLQSMGLIEVRHGERPRVAEPSMDGALDQMSLTMKHILSHSGTTLEHLKEARIGLECYLVGRAADMRTQAQLDHLAEIMDALRDARDAPVKFMTLDGRFHQAIAEIPGNPLYSAVTHAIFDWLSVFHVANVRTPGLEELTLSEHQEIFDAIAQGDPAQARSAMKRHLMRSNALYDQANARSDS